A DNA window from Microcystis aeruginosa NIES-843 contains the following coding sequences:
- the thiD gene encoding bifunctional hydroxymethylpyrimidine kinase/phosphomethylpyrimidine kinase — protein sequence MTAIALTIAGSDSGGGAGIQADLKTFAFHRVHGTSALTCVTAQNTLGVERVESLSPEMVTAQIDAVVRDFGVQAVKTGMLFSSEIIEAVAEAIERWRLISLVVDPVMVSRVGAKLIDDRAIDSLFDSLIPLASIVTPNRYEAQLLSGIEINDFETMKAAAEIIFQKSATPVLVKGGGMKGRLRGVDICFDGEEWETFKTRSVETNNTHGTGCTLSAAIAANLALGDDLKIAVKKAKDYVTNALEHSLAIGQGTGPVGHFYRLKALN from the coding sequence ATGACTGCCATTGCCCTCACCATCGCCGGTTCCGATAGTGGTGGCGGCGCGGGAATTCAAGCTGATTTGAAAACCTTCGCCTTCCACCGAGTTCACGGCACCAGCGCCCTTACCTGCGTTACCGCCCAAAATACCCTGGGGGTCGAGCGCGTCGAGTCCTTAAGTCCAGAAATGGTAACGGCCCAAATCGATGCCGTGGTCAGGGATTTCGGTGTGCAAGCGGTCAAGACGGGAATGCTGTTTAGCAGCGAGATTATCGAAGCAGTGGCCGAGGCGATCGAGCGCTGGCGTTTAATCAGTTTAGTGGTGGATCCGGTCATGGTTTCGCGGGTAGGAGCCAAATTAATTGATGATCGGGCTATAGATAGTCTTTTTGATAGTTTAATTCCCCTAGCTTCGATTGTTACCCCTAATCGTTACGAAGCACAGCTTTTAAGTGGCATTGAGATCAATGATTTTGAGACGATGAAAGCGGCCGCCGAAATTATTTTCCAGAAGTCGGCCACACCCGTATTAGTGAAGGGGGGAGGCATGAAAGGCCGGCTGCGCGGGGTTGATATCTGCTTTGATGGGGAGGAATGGGAAACTTTTAAGACCAGAAGCGTCGAAACCAATAACACTCACGGGACTGGTTGTACTCTATCGGCAGCGATCGCTGCTAACCTCGCTTTGGGGGATGACCTGAAAATAGCGGTGAAAAAAGCCAAGGATTACGTTACTAACGCCCTTGAGCATTCCCTCGCTATCGGTCAAGGAACCGGTCCTGTGGGCCATTTTTACCGCTTAAAAGCCCTAAATTAG